The Bacteroidota bacterium genome has a window encoding:
- a CDS encoding 3-dehydroquinate dehydratase, translated as MEKNTIAVINGPNLNLLGSREPQVYGSKGFDDFLPELKLLYPHISYHQSNVEGEIINLLHDAAKNCRAVILNPGGYAHTSVAIADAIGAIDIPVVEVHISNVYAREEYRHTMITASKCAGIVTGMGLNGYKAALHYLITWADKK; from the coding sequence ATGGAGAAAAACACAATTGCCGTAATAAACGGCCCCAATCTTAACCTGCTGGGCAGTCGTGAGCCACAGGTGTATGGCAGCAAAGGCTTTGATGATTTTTTACCCGAACTGAAACTGCTATATCCCCACATTAGTTACCACCAAAGCAATGTAGAAGGTGAAATAATAAACCTGCTGCACGATGCTGCAAAAAATTGCCGGGCGGTAATACTAAACCCCGGCGGATATGCCCACACTTCGGTAGCTATTGCTGATGCCATCGGAGCTATTGATATTCCTGTGGTTGAGGTGCACATAAGCAATGTATATGCCCGCGAAGAATACCGCCATACAATGATTACGGCTTCTAAATGTGCCGGCATAGTAACAGGCATGGGGCTTAACGGCTATAAAGCCGCCCTGCATTACTTAATTACTTGGGCTGATAAAAAATAG
- a CDS encoding DUF2461 domain-containing protein — protein sequence MKAVLEFLKDLEQNNNRDWFALNKNRYEDAKAQHEALVTDILARVAKWDSSIADLQAKDCTYRIYRDVRFSKDKSPYKTTMGALVGKGGRKAQGAINYVHIEPGKSFVAGGSYMPESAGLKAIRQEIDYNLDEFLGIINAPAFVKHFGALEAEWKGKLPPKGYAADNPAIEWLKYKSYIGTQQFTDKQIIASDFAAKADETLQLLKPFNDFINRALRTEE from the coding sequence ATGAAAGCAGTATTAGAATTTTTAAAAGACCTTGAGCAAAACAACAACCGTGATTGGTTTGCACTAAATAAAAACCGCTACGAAGATGCAAAAGCCCAACACGAGGCTTTAGTAACTGATATTTTAGCCCGTGTGGCCAAATGGGACAGTAGCATAGCCGATTTACAAGCCAAAGATTGTACGTATCGCATATACCGCGATGTGCGTTTCAGCAAAGATAAATCGCCCTATAAAACTACTATGGGTGCATTGGTTGGTAAAGGTGGTCGCAAGGCACAAGGCGCCATCAACTATGTGCATATTGAGCCCGGTAAGAGTTTTGTGGCCGGAGGTAGTTATATGCCCGAGTCCGCTGGATTAAAAGCCATTAGGCAGGAGATTGACTATAACTTAGATGAGTTTCTTGGAATAATTAACGCGCCTGCGTTTGTGAAGCATTTTGGAGCGTTGGAAGCCGAGTGGAAAGGTAAATTACCTCCCAAAGGATATGCTGCCGATAATCCTGCAATTGAGTGGCTTAAATATAAAAGTTACATCGGTACACAGCAGTTCACTGATAAACAAATAATTGCTTCAGATTTTGCGGCTAAAGCCGATGAAACCTTACAGCTATTAAAGCCTTTCAACGATTTTATAAATCGTGCATTACGCACTGAGGAATAA
- a CDS encoding NifU family protein, with protein MNNELAQKIEDVLQTLRPFLNADGGNVELVDIQDDKHVTLRLLGACKSCEMSHMTMKAGIEEGIKKAVPQIESVQAIN; from the coding sequence ATGAACAACGAATTAGCACAAAAGATAGAAGACGTTTTGCAAACCCTGCGCCCGTTTTTAAATGCCGATGGCGGCAATGTAGAACTGGTGGATATACAAGACGATAAACACGTAACCCTGCGCCTTTTAGGTGCTTGCAAAAGCTGTGAAATGAGTCACATGACGATGAAAGCAGGCATCGAAGAAGGTATAAAAAAAGCAGTACCGCAAATAGAATCGGTACAAGCCATCAACTAA
- a CDS encoding Mrp/NBP35 family ATP-binding protein, with amino-acid sequence MSEITRQQVLAALSHVNDPDLNKDLVTLNMVKNIAIEGNKVSFTVELTTPACPMKDLIQNACINAIKHFISKDAEVEANMGSRVTTLREGASVLPTVKNIIAVASGKGGVGKSTVSSNLALALAAQGAKVGLLDADIYGPSIPTLFGCTDQAPDSREENGRSIMIPIEKYGVKLLSIGFMVQPGQAVVWRGPMVSSAMRQFVNDVDWGDLDYLIIDLPPGTGDIHLTMAQIVPVTGVVIVTTPQEVALADARKAIGMFNIQGITLPIIGLVENMAYFIPPDDETKKYYIFGQDGGKQLAREYGLPFLGEIPLVQTIREAGDEGVALKTKDAPTAQAFTRFAELAAQQIAILNSQTQTNAAAQN; translated from the coding sequence ATGAGCGAAATAACCCGCCAGCAGGTATTGGCTGCACTTAGCCATGTAAACGACCCCGATTTGAATAAAGATTTGGTGACGCTGAACATGGTAAAGAACATTGCCATTGAAGGCAATAAAGTATCATTTACGGTAGAGCTTACCACACCTGCCTGCCCAATGAAAGATTTGATACAAAATGCCTGCATAAACGCTATAAAACACTTTATAAGTAAAGATGCCGAGGTAGAAGCCAACATGGGCTCACGCGTTACAACCCTGCGTGAGGGTGCCAGTGTATTACCTACCGTTAAAAATATTATCGCCGTTGCATCGGGCAAAGGTGGCGTGGGTAAATCAACCGTATCGTCAAACCTAGCTCTTGCATTGGCCGCACAAGGTGCCAAAGTAGGTTTGTTAGATGCTGATATATACGGGCCTTCAATCCCCACTTTGTTTGGTTGCACCGATCAAGCCCCCGATAGCCGTGAAGAAAACGGGCGCAGTATTATGATACCTATTGAGAAATACGGTGTTAAGCTGCTTTCAATCGGGTTTATGGTACAACCCGGCCAAGCCGTTGTGTGGAGAGGGCCGATGGTGTCATCCGCCATGCGCCAGTTTGTAAACGATGTTGATTGGGGCGATTTGGATTATTTGATTATCGACCTTCCCCCCGGTACTGGCGATATACATCTTACCATGGCGCAAATAGTGCCCGTTACAGGTGTTGTTATTGTTACTACCCCGCAAGAAGTTGCCCTTGCCGATGCCCGCAAAGCCATCGGGATGTTCAACATACAAGGCATTACACTACCCATTATCGGGCTGGTAGAAAACATGGCTTACTTCATCCCGCCTGATGATGAAACCAAAAAATATTACATTTTCGGTCAAGACGGAGGCAAACAACTCGCGCGAGAATACGGCTTGCCGTTCTTGGGCGAAATTCCGTTGGTGCAAACCATACGCGAAGCCGGAGATGAAGGCGTTGCTTTAAAAACCAAGGATGCGCCCACAGCACAAGCGTTTACACGTTTTGCCGAGTTAGCCGCCCAACAAATAGCCATACTCAATAGTCAAACCCAAACAAATGCCGCTGCCCAAAACTAA
- a CDS encoding AAA domain-containing protein, giving the protein MVEYKNDVEAADAFTGIIKNLKSEIHNVIVGQDKVIENVLISMFCNGHCLLVGVPGLAKTLLVKTIADVMDLSFNRIQFTPDLMPSDITGSEILDESRHFKFIRGPIFANIILADEINRTPPKTQAALLEAMQEKNVTAAGQMHVLDKPFFVLATQNPIEQEGTYPLPEAQLDRFMFNIVLDYPSLQEEIDVVKSTTSDNDSKAGKIISAAEVQYFQKLVRKVPVPDNVIEYAVKLAAKTRPSSTTASDYVKQYLEYGAGPRASQYLVMGAKCHALFRGKYSPDMEDVQAVAEPILRHRIVKNYKAEAEGLSAEDIIKTLL; this is encoded by the coding sequence ATGGTAGAATACAAGAACGATGTTGAAGCTGCTGATGCCTTTACCGGCATTATAAAAAACCTTAAATCTGAAATACACAATGTGATTGTGGGGCAGGACAAAGTGATTGAGAACGTGCTGATAAGCATGTTTTGTAATGGACACTGTTTGTTGGTAGGTGTGCCCGGTTTGGCAAAAACCCTGTTGGTAAAAACCATTGCCGATGTAATGGATTTGAGCTTTAACCGCATACAGTTTACACCTGATTTGATGCCCAGCGATATTACGGGCAGTGAGATTTTGGACGAGAGCCGTCATTTTAAATTTATTCGCGGACCCATATTTGCCAATATTATCCTTGCGGATGAGATAAACCGTACTCCGCCCAAAACACAGGCGGCGTTACTGGAGGCGATGCAAGAGAAAAACGTTACCGCCGCCGGCCAGATGCACGTGTTGGATAAGCCGTTTTTTGTACTGGCAACCCAAAACCCTATTGAGCAGGAGGGTACTTATCCCTTGCCCGAAGCACAGCTTGACCGTTTTATGTTCAATATTGTGTTGGATTACCCATCGTTGCAAGAAGAAATTGATGTTGTAAAAAGTACTACCAGCGATAACGATTCAAAAGCAGGTAAAATCATCAGTGCTGCCGAGGTACAATATTTCCAAAAGCTGGTGCGTAAAGTGCCCGTGCCCGATAACGTAATTGAGTATGCTGTGAAATTGGCTGCAAAAACACGCCCCTCATCAACCACAGCATCGGATTATGTGAAGCAATACCTTGAATACGGAGCAGGGCCCCGTGCCAGTCAGTATTTGGTAATGGGAGCAAAATGCCATGCGCTTTTCCGCGGCAAATATTCGCCTGATATGGAAGATGTGCAAGCTGTTGCAGAGCCCATATTGCGCCACCGTATCGTTAAAAACTACAAAGCCGAAGCAGAAGGTCTTTCAGCAGAGGATATTATCAAAACTTTGTTGTAA
- a CDS encoding MarR family transcriptional regulator has translation MKKKVINITKKQPASPMGFTLWLVCNLWQRELRKELLNFDLTHAQYILLNAACELGKNKDAITQIKLAQVTGTDKMMVSKVLRTLESKKLLKRNDLKTDNRAKSIVVTPKGTDLCQKATDIVLAFEKTFFGPIDKNEKVFNKSLSKLLKLNNA, from the coding sequence ATGAAGAAAAAAGTTATCAATATTACGAAAAAACAACCGGCCTCGCCTATGGGGTTTACGCTTTGGCTGGTTTGTAACTTATGGCAGCGAGAGTTGCGAAAGGAACTACTGAATTTTGACCTCACACACGCACAGTATATCCTTTTAAATGCAGCTTGCGAACTCGGTAAGAATAAGGATGCCATTACTCAAATAAAATTAGCGCAAGTTACCGGAACTGATAAAATGATGGTATCAAAAGTTTTGCGCACTCTTGAATCGAAAAAGCTATTAAAACGTAACGACCTGAAAACCGACAACAGAGCAAAGAGCATTGTTGTTACTCCCAAAGGAACAGACCTTTGCCAAAAGGCAACGGATATTGTGCTTGCGTTTGAAAAGACATTTTTCGGCCCGATAGATAAAAACGAAAAAGTTTTTAACAAGTCGCTTTCAAAGCTGTTAAAGCTAAATAATGCGTAA
- a CDS encoding T9SS type B sorting domain-containing protein — translation MINLAKRRIHISLFNAILFLGIFFSFIPSLKASHLMGSDITYQCLGNNRYKITLTVYRDCGGTTLGVTFNLPVKCKNSTWTTTVMVRKESVTDITGIGRNCPSSFSSKCKGGNYPYGIEQHIYTGIVDVSSSKSVCNELIVSWTQNARNKSITTGAADETFYTEASIFTDISCNSSPIFTTPAAALVCVNTDFVFNNGALDTVDNDILTYSLVSPLQAAGSPLGYISPYSAQKPLRFLGFPDATLPSPSGFHLDSSTGNLNFRPTLLNQVTVLVLQVTEWRKVNGVLRVVGITRRDMQMSIINCNNNTPPKITATQDTTCPGQQVCINITTFDSTATDSVFLDWNSGIPNAIFTKFPGSNPKQQAGQLCWTPKSADGRVDPHYFTVTANDNSCPMPGQAVKALSIYVVPTAPIIVVNDTNQCAKGHIYNFTNNTPNRNNFIPNWQISDATSYSSMDIVGKKFNDTGNYVVKLMLHDTVMGCKDTGQMTVRVKPEPDLGVSLVNFSSTFCVGATPTPYTLVPGPQGGMFFGKNVSGNIYTPKILGPDTIMYYVSVEGCEDDTLIYTTVAQRPKAVLKINTAVQCFKAQQYDFTNQTTNPNKHNTYWLLSDSTTYTSVDLSGKKFADTGLFTVKLVVQDTASGCTDTTQGTVRVKPQPDLSLPTVGLKSQYCVTSTPPPHTLVAGPQGGVFSGKNVSGNIYTPKILGLDTVKYAASLNGCDDDTLLFVTVSPKPQASFTINKKEQCFSVQQFDFTNTSSIVAGTYTNRWQFTGGWQANTVDAKQVKFLVSGKSAATLIITSQEGCVDSTSDSVTVYADPIADFTAMNSFYCVKAGDVVLIPTVPGGVFSGTNVKGNVLVPTKAGNDSVRYTVTVNGCTSHSVQYFKVYPQPSFPATVSDVSCFKEPITLNVAIPDASYLWHDGSTSPTYMVTDTGKYHVMIYHICDTIEKTILAKDCYYGVTPTAFTPNGDGVNDFFMPYLHNAVGMDLKIYSRWGELVFETTDLSKGWDGSFKGAPLPDGVYTWLLLVDYIGERQAPRRSIENGTITLLR, via the coding sequence ATGATCAATTTAGCTAAAAGGAGAATTCACATATCGTTGTTTAACGCAATACTGTTTCTTGGTATTTTCTTTTCTTTCATTCCGTCTTTAAAGGCAAGCCACTTAATGGGCAGTGATATTACTTATCAATGCTTAGGAAATAATAGATATAAAATTACTCTTACTGTTTACAGAGATTGTGGCGGGACTACTCTAGGTGTTACGTTTAACCTTCCTGTGAAATGTAAGAATTCAACGTGGACCACAACAGTGATGGTGAGAAAGGAAAGCGTTACTGATATTACTGGGATAGGCCGAAATTGCCCTTCATCATTTAGTAGCAAGTGTAAGGGCGGGAACTATCCTTACGGTATTGAACAGCACATTTATACCGGGATAGTAGATGTTTCCAGTTCAAAATCTGTGTGCAATGAATTAATAGTGAGTTGGACGCAGAATGCAAGAAACAAATCAATTACCACGGGTGCAGCCGATGAAACATTTTATACAGAAGCAAGCATTTTTACGGATATAAGTTGTAATAGTTCACCCATATTTACTACACCTGCAGCAGCATTGGTGTGTGTAAATACAGATTTTGTATTTAATAACGGCGCGCTTGATACAGTAGATAACGATATACTTACCTACAGCTTAGTTTCTCCATTACAAGCTGCCGGTTCGCCATTAGGGTATATCAGTCCGTATTCAGCACAAAAACCATTACGTTTTTTAGGTTTTCCCGATGCAACATTGCCTTCGCCAAGTGGCTTTCATCTTGATTCGTCAACAGGTAATCTTAATTTTAGACCCACGCTGCTAAATCAAGTAACGGTATTAGTGCTTCAGGTTACCGAATGGCGTAAAGTAAATGGAGTGTTGAGGGTAGTGGGCATTACTCGGCGAGATATGCAGATGAGTATAATTAACTGTAACAACAATACTCCGCCGAAAATTACAGCGACACAAGACACAACTTGTCCGGGACAGCAAGTATGTATAAATATTACCACTTTTGACAGTACTGCAACCGATTCTGTATTCTTAGACTGGAACAGTGGTATACCCAATGCTATATTTACTAAGTTTCCGGGTTCAAATCCCAAGCAACAGGCTGGTCAGTTGTGCTGGACGCCTAAATCTGCCGACGGGCGTGTCGACCCGCATTATTTTACAGTTACCGCCAACGATAATTCTTGTCCAATGCCGGGTCAGGCAGTAAAAGCTTTAAGTATTTATGTTGTGCCTACAGCGCCTATAATAGTTGTGAATGACACCAACCAGTGTGCGAAGGGGCATATATATAACTTTACAAATAACACACCCAATAGAAACAACTTTATACCCAATTGGCAAATATCAGATGCTACATCTTATAGTAGTATGGATATAGTGGGAAAGAAGTTTAACGATACCGGAAACTATGTAGTTAAACTAATGCTGCACGATACGGTGATGGGCTGTAAAGATACTGGCCAAATGACCGTACGGGTGAAACCCGAGCCAGACTTGGGTGTTTCGTTGGTTAATTTCAGCAGCACATTTTGTGTAGGGGCAACACCAACTCCCTATACCTTAGTGCCCGGGCCCCAAGGGGGTATGTTTTTTGGTAAAAATGTATCGGGTAACATCTACACCCCAAAAATATTGGGGCCTGATACTATTATGTACTATGTGTCGGTGGAAGGTTGTGAGGATGATACACTTATCTACACCACTGTAGCCCAAAGGCCAAAGGCAGTACTTAAAATAAATACGGCAGTGCAGTGTTTCAAGGCACAACAGTATGATTTTACTAACCAAACAACCAATCCCAACAAACACAATACTTATTGGTTGTTATCAGATTCAACAACCTACACTAGTGTAGACTTGTCAGGCAAAAAATTTGCCGATACAGGGTTGTTTACGGTTAAGCTGGTGGTACAAGACACGGCGTCGGGTTGTACGGATACAACACAAGGCACAGTGCGGGTAAAGCCTCAACCTGATTTAAGTTTGCCTACTGTGGGGCTTAAAAGCCAGTACTGTGTAACGTCAACACCACCCCCACATACGTTGGTGGCAGGGCCACAAGGCGGGGTGTTTTCGGGTAAAAATGTGTCGGGTAATATCTATACCCCAAAAATCCTCGGGTTAGACACCGTTAAGTATGCAGCATCGCTAAACGGTTGTGATGATGATACGTTACTTTTTGTCACAGTAAGCCCTAAACCGCAAGCTTCATTTACAATTAACAAAAAGGAACAATGCTTCAGTGTTCAGCAATTTGATTTTACAAATACGTCAAGCATAGTTGCAGGAACTTATACCAACCGTTGGCAGTTTACAGGCGGATGGCAAGCAAACACTGTTGATGCTAAACAAGTAAAGTTTCTTGTTTCAGGTAAAAGTGCAGCTACATTAATCATCACTTCGCAGGAAGGATGTGTTGATTCTACTTCTGATTCTGTAACGGTTTATGCAGACCCGATTGCTGATTTTACAGCCATGAACTCCTTCTATTGTGTTAAAGCAGGCGATGTGGTGTTAATTCCTACAGTGCCGGGCGGAGTGTTTAGCGGTACTAATGTAAAAGGAAATGTATTGGTGCCAACAAAAGCAGGTAATGATAGCGTGAGATATACGGTGACTGTTAATGGCTGTACCTCCCATTCGGTGCAATACTTTAAAGTGTACCCCCAACCTAGTTTTCCTGCTACAGTAAGTGATGTTAGTTGCTTCAAAGAGCCTATTACACTAAACGTTGCTATTCCTGATGCAAGCTACTTGTGGCACGACGGTAGCACATCACCCACCTATATGGTAACCGACACGGGAAAATACCACGTGATGATATATCATATTTGTGATACTATTGAAAAAACCATTTTAGCAAAAGATTGCTATTATGGGGTTACTCCGACTGCATTTACCCCAAACGGGGACGGAGTAAATGATTTTTTTATGCCGTATTTACACAACGCAGTGGGAATGGATTTGAAAATATACAGCCGTTGGGGTGAGCTGGTGTTTGAAACCACAGACTTGTCAAAAGGGTGGGACGGTAGCTTTAAAGGTGCTCCATTGCCTGATGGTGTTTATACTTGGCTGCTGTTGGTAGATTACATTGGCGAAAGACAAGCTCCCCGCCGCAGCATTGAAAACGGTACAATAACACTGTTACGATAA
- a CDS encoding amidophosphoribosyltransferase: MTDDIKHECGVAFIRLLKPLDYYLEKYGTASYGLQKLSMLMLKQKNRGQNGAGVASIKLDIPQGHQYIHRYRTASKNYLSDTINTVGSYYKQLTSEQKKDVDYLKMNVPFMGELLLGHLRYGTYSSNTDEQCHPFFRRNNWMSRNLVLAGNFNITNVDALFNQLVDLGQHPNEKADTILMLEKIGHFLDDEVHQIYETARGNKSPREISELITDNLNIVQMLKRSFRAIDGGFVMVGMIGHGDAFILRDPAGIRPAFHYQDDEVCVVASERSAIQTVFNAPFEEIDEIKPGNALIVRKNGKITEEEILTPTKKLSCSFERIYFSKGNDKEIYEERKRLGYLVAEEVLHKVNYNFSDTLFSYIPNTAATSFYGMMDGVTDYLNWFKKQQIMANPDLTEKELTELISMKARRDKVVHKDEKLRTFITDDDNREDLIGQVYDITYGVVKPQDTLVVVDDSIVRGNTLKMSILRILDRLGPKKIIIVSSAPQIRYPDCYGIDMSKLKDFVAFKAMLALLEENNLEHKLDEVYDKAVAELEKPAEEMVNVVKELYALFDYEQITRKIVEIVTPDNIKADVDIIFQSIDGLHKACPDHLGDWYFTGDYPTPGGTRVANKSFVNFYKGSHERAY, encoded by the coding sequence ATGACGGACGATATAAAACACGAATGTGGCGTAGCATTCATCAGGCTTCTGAAACCGCTTGATTACTACCTTGAAAAGTACGGGACTGCCTCGTACGGTTTACAAAAACTAAGTATGTTGATGCTGAAGCAAAAAAACCGCGGCCAAAACGGCGCGGGGGTTGCCAGCATTAAATTGGATATTCCGCAAGGGCACCAATACATACACCGCTACCGCACGGCTTCAAAAAACTACCTTAGCGATACCATTAACACGGTAGGTAGTTACTACAAGCAACTTACATCTGAACAAAAGAAAGACGTTGACTACCTTAAAATGAATGTTCCCTTTATGGGCGAACTTCTTTTGGGGCATCTTCGCTACGGTACTTATTCAAGCAACACCGACGAGCAATGCCATCCTTTTTTCCGTCGCAATAACTGGATGAGCCGCAACCTGGTATTAGCCGGTAACTTTAACATTACCAACGTTGATGCACTGTTTAACCAATTGGTTGATTTAGGGCAGCATCCTAACGAAAAGGCTGATACTATTTTGATGCTTGAAAAAATAGGTCACTTTTTAGATGACGAGGTACACCAGATTTATGAAACTGCACGCGGAAATAAATCGCCCCGTGAAATATCAGAACTGATTACCGATAACCTAAACATCGTGCAAATGCTTAAACGCTCGTTTAGGGCTATTGACGGTGGTTTTGTAATGGTAGGCATGATTGGGCACGGTGACGCGTTTATCCTTCGCGACCCTGCCGGAATCCGTCCCGCATTTCATTATCAAGACGATGAAGTTTGCGTTGTAGCTTCAGAGAGGTCGGCGATACAAACTGTATTTAACGCTCCTTTCGAAGAAATTGACGAAATAAAACCCGGAAATGCACTGATAGTAAGGAAAAACGGAAAAATTACCGAAGAGGAAATTTTAACCCCCACCAAAAAGCTATCGTGCTCGTTTGAGCGTATTTATTTCTCAAAAGGAAACGACAAAGAGATTTACGAAGAGCGCAAACGCTTGGGCTATCTTGTAGCCGAGGAAGTGTTGCATAAGGTTAATTACAATTTTTCCGATACTCTTTTCAGTTATATACCCAATACTGCCGCCACCAGCTTTTATGGTATGATGGACGGTGTAACCGATTATCTGAACTGGTTTAAAAAACAGCAGATAATGGCCAATCCTGATCTTACAGAAAAGGAACTTACCGAGCTTATCTCTATGAAAGCCCGCAGGGACAAAGTGGTGCATAAGGATGAGAAACTGCGCACGTTTATTACCGACGATGATAACCGCGAAGATTTGATAGGGCAGGTGTATGACATTACCTACGGTGTGGTAAAACCTCAAGATACTTTAGTGGTAGTAGACGACTCAATTGTGAGGGGTAACACCCTTAAAATGAGTATTCTGCGAATACTTGACCGTTTAGGGCCTAAGAAAATTATCATCGTTTCATCAGCACCTCAAATCCGTTACCCCGATTGTTACGGTATAGATATGAGCAAGCTGAAGGATTTTGTTGCCTTTAAGGCCATGCTGGCTTTGCTTGAAGAAAACAACCTTGAGCATAAGCTGGATGAAGTGTACGACAAAGCGGTGGCTGAACTTGAAAAGCCTGCTGAAGAAATGGTGAATGTGGTGAAAGAACTATATGCGCTGTTTGATTATGAGCAGATAACCCGCAAAATTGTTGAGATAGTAACTCCAGATAATATAAAAGCAGATGTAGATATCATTTTCCAATCCATCGACGGCTTGCACAAAGCCTGCCCCGACCATTTGGGCGATTGGTACTTTACAGGTGATTACCCTACTCCCGGTGGTACCCGTGTGGCAAACAAATCGTTTGTAAACTTTTACAAAGGAAGCCACGAAAGGGCGTACTAA
- a CDS encoding peptidylprolyl isomerase has product MIKTFIATVVLFLTVGGLWAQPETDGRILDEIVAIVGDNYILRSDIDKEFATLEEQSGVQFKEEDRYQILNSLIAKKILLYKAQLDSVVIAPERVDGEIERRMAYILAQFPGGEDDFIKYIGKSIEEFKAQTRARLYEEMLVNELQQKILKDVKITPSEVIKYYGDIPKDSLPQINAEVTLAQIVRFPKVTQAEKDYARMKIERIRQEILDGGDFAITAISESDDPMSAARGGELGFFGRGQMVPEFEAAAFKLKPDTISKIIETSFGYHILKLIERRGERVNARHILKMPKTVAADLQLQKNVLDTLLTSIQAQSITFEDAAKKYSDDERTSSNGGKISDQMGNFKVTLAELDKDAFDAVGKMKAGDYYGPVYSKQQDGKECYKLFYLIAETEPHIADLDKDWLKIQNAALEAKKAEALEKWIFKNKKEYYIKIVDKYAEHPTLQHWVKK; this is encoded by the coding sequence ATGATAAAAACATTCATAGCTACCGTAGTGCTTTTTTTGACGGTGGGCGGCCTTTGGGCACAGCCTGAGACCGACGGGCGCATATTGGATGAAATTGTAGCCATTGTGGGCGATAACTACATCTTAAGGTCGGATATTGATAAGGAGTTTGCCACCTTAGAAGAACAATCGGGGGTTCAGTTTAAAGAAGAAGACCGCTACCAGATACTAAACTCGCTGATTGCAAAAAAAATACTTTTGTACAAAGCTCAGTTGGATAGTGTTGTGATTGCTCCTGAAAGGGTAGATGGAGAAATTGAACGCCGTATGGCCTATATATTGGCTCAGTTTCCGGGTGGCGAGGATGATTTTATAAAATACATCGGTAAGTCAATCGAAGAGTTTAAAGCACAAACCCGTGCCCGTTTGTACGAAGAAATGCTGGTGAATGAATTGCAGCAAAAGATTCTGAAGGATGTTAAAATTACCCCTTCAGAAGTTATTAAGTACTACGGCGATATACCCAAAGACAGTTTGCCTCAGATAAATGCAGAGGTTACACTTGCACAAATCGTTAGGTTTCCTAAAGTTACCCAAGCCGAAAAAGACTATGCCCGCATGAAAATTGAGCGCATACGTCAGGAAATTTTAGACGGAGGAGACTTTGCAATAACTGCCATTAGTGAATCAGACGACCCTATGTCGGCAGCGCGGGGTGGTGAATTAGGGTTCTTTGGTCGCGGACAAATGGTTCCCGAGTTTGAGGCTGCTGCTTTTAAATTAAAACCCGATACTATTTCTAAGATTATAGAAACCTCGTTTGGTTACCATATTCTGAAGCTGATTGAGCGCAGGGGCGAGCGCGTAAATGCGCGCCATATTCTTAAAATGCCTAAAACTGTAGCGGCTGATTTGCAGTTGCAGAAGAACGTATTAGATACTCTTTTAACCTCAATTCAGGCGCAGAGTATAACGTTTGAAGACGCTGCTAAGAAATATTCTGACGACGAACGCACCTCATCAAACGGAGGTAAAATAAGCGACCAAATGGGCAACTTTAAAGTAACGCTTGCCGAGTTGGATAAGGATGCTTTTGATGCCGTTGGAAAAATGAAAGCGGGCGATTATTACGGTCCTGTATATAGCAAACAACAAGACGGTAAAGAATGCTACAAGCTGTTTTACCTGATTGCTGAAACTGAACCACACATTGCCGACCTAGATAAAGATTGGCTGAAAATACAGAATGCTGCGCTAGAAGCTAAAAAAGCCGAAGCGCTTGAAAAATGGATTTTCAAAAACAAAAAAGAATACTACATAAAAATAGTTGATAAATATGCCGAGCATCCTACCCTGCAACATTGGGTAAAAAAATAA